The genomic stretch AATAACTTGCTTCTAGAAGAAGAAAAAGTGAAATCGAAAGTACGATTTCACTTTTTCTTCTTCTATTTGTTTATATGCGAGAATGATTCTATCACTTTCGAAACGAAAGGTAAATCAGCGACTCCCAAATATTTTATGATTTAGATGAAGAAAGATGGCTAGAAGCAAATTCAGCCGTAGGAATGATATTTTTTCTGCGATAGATAGATAGAACTAGTCCAATAGCTGATAAGTCAAGCCACTGATTCGTTCCTCCATAGCCGATGAAGGGTAATTCCATGCCTACAAACGGCAGAAATCCAAATGACATAAGTATAGGCCATGCAAATCTTATCGTAAAAAAGAACAACACGACAAAAATAAGTTGCCTGCCGTATGATTCTTTGACTTTGGATAGTAACTGTACTAAATATCCAAGGAACAATCCGATTAGAATAATGGTGATGAAGCCAAAAATCCAGCCAAAACAATAGATCAGATAAGGAAATAAAGAATCACTTTGAACATAACCAAGTCCAGGATTACTGGAAGCAAATCCTTGTCCAAACCATCCTGCCGATCGGATTGCCTCCATTGATTTCATCTGAAGATAGGCATTATCCTCTATCGGTTGCAGAAATTGCATGAATCTTTCCTTGATTGTATTGAAATGAGGCATTGTAAAATACAACAAAGCTACAGTAGGAATCATGGTAACGATGGCAAACTGTTTTACATTTCTTTTGGTGAGCCACATCAACATCATATACAAAGTCATGTACATTATACCGCCGTAAAGTACAGAATTGCCTATATAAGTGAGAATTAATAGAGGGATGACTCCTCGATAAAAAGTGTGCAGGATGGTATGGATCCAGTTCATTTCTTTTATCGGCTTCATTCCCGCAAGTGCCAACAAGAGCAATATAACAGAGCTGTATAACATATTTATAGAGAAAGGACCTAGTATCACATAACCCTTAACACCATTAATCATAGGACTATTCATTAAGATAAATGCGTTCATAAATAATAGAAGGAAAAAAACTTGGTCTGAATATTTCTTCAGCTTCTGATAATCAAAGAAATAAAAACAAACAAGCAATATGATTCCAATGCCCATTTGCAGTGTCTTTCTAGCCGTCAAATCAGGAATAGGAGATGAACCCGATACGTCAATACTGACTGCTCCAATAACTCCAATTAATGATATGATCGCAACAATAAGGGCAATCCTCCAATTGAGCACTGGTTTATGGGTTTCA from Paenibacillus polygoni encodes the following:
- a CDS encoding FtsW/RodA/SpoVE family cell cycle protein yields the protein MQNSEENEVVQQFLDQVCRHIKVKKMHPEIREELTNHIEDRIEELQLRGSSKETAIHKAIEEMGSPDVIGKSMNETHKPVLNWRIALIVAIISLIGVIGAVSIDVSGSSPIPDLTARKTLQMGIGIILLVCFYFFDYQKLKKYSDQVFFLLLFMNAFILMNSPMINGVKGYVILGPFSINMLYSSVILLLLALAGMKPIKEMNWIHTILHTFYRGVIPLLILTYIGNSVLYGGIMYMTLYMMLMWLTKRNVKQFAIVTMIPTVALLYFTMPHFNTIKERFMQFLQPIEDNAYLQMKSMEAIRSAGWFGQGFASSNPGLGYVQSDSLFPYLIYCFGWIFGFITIILIGLFLGYLVQLLSKVKESYGRQLIFVVLFFFTIRFAWPILMSFGFLPFVGMELPFIGYGGTNQWLDLSAIGLVLSIYRRKNIIPTAEFASSHLSSSKS